One Polaribacter sp. SA4-12 genomic window carries:
- a CDS encoding alpha-ketoglutarate-dependent dioxygenase AlkB family protein, with the protein MDLFSTETIKNILPFDGITNYHGIILNKNQCSFYYQKLMESIQFKNDEAIIFGKKIITKRKVAWYGESAYSYTYSKVTKTANIFTKELLELKEIVEKESGETFNSCLLNLYHSGEEGMAYHSDGEKMLKKDGAIGSLSLGAERKFSFKHKENKQRIDIVLENGSLLVMREGTQTNWLHRLPPTKKVRSPRINLTFRSIEL; encoded by the coding sequence AATTATCATGGAATAATTTTGAATAAAAATCAATGTAGTTTTTATTATCAAAAATTGATGGAATCTATTCAGTTTAAAAATGATGAAGCTATTATTTTTGGTAAAAAGATAATTACCAAAAGGAAAGTTGCTTGGTATGGAGAGTCAGCATATTCTTATACCTATTCTAAAGTAACAAAAACCGCAAATATTTTCACAAAAGAATTGTTAGAATTAAAAGAAATAGTAGAAAAGGAAAGTGGAGAAACCTTTAACTCTTGTTTACTAAACTTATATCATTCTGGAGAAGAAGGGATGGCGTATCATTCTGATGGAGAAAAAATGTTAAAGAAAGATGGAGCAATTGGCTCATTATCTTTGGGTGCAGAACGTAAGTTTTCTTTTAAGCATAAGGAGAATAAACAAAGAATAGATATTGTTTTAGAAAACGGTAGTTTATTGGTGATGAGAGAAGGAACACAAACCAATTGGTTACACAGATTACCACCCACTAAAAAAGTAAGATCACCAAGAATTAATTTAACTTTTAGAAGTATAGAATTGTAA